The Arthrobacter russicus genome has a segment encoding these proteins:
- a CDS encoding glutamate-5-semialdehyde dehydrogenase, whose amino-acid sequence MTDLIDSAAAYEADAGNREPQPVEDEVFAIADRARAASRKLARATRAWKDRALLAIGAELLAQQDRVLAANAVDIAAARESGTSAALLDRMSLNAERIAKLAAALAGLAALPDPVGTVVRGQTLPNGLRLRQVSVPMGVVAAIYEARPNVTIDIAGLALKSGNAVILRGGSAVAQTNLALLNVIRDALEQVGLPADAVQSVDAYGREGGAVLMRARGRVDVLIPRGGRELIQTVVNNSSVPVIETGEGNVHIFIDESAPVGSAVEILLNSKTQRPSVCNTVETLLVHSASPALVPVLTALAEAGVRLHVDARVMSALPAGIEASLADDTDWATEYMDLDLAVGMVDSLDEAIRHIRRWTTGHTEAILSNDLGHTERFVAEVDSAAVIVNASTRFTDGGEFGLGAEVGISTQKLHARGPMGLAELTTTKWIVHGEGQVRG is encoded by the coding sequence ATGACGGATTTGATCGACTCAGCAGCCGCCTACGAGGCCGACGCCGGCAACCGGGAGCCGCAGCCGGTGGAGGACGAGGTATTCGCGATCGCGGACCGGGCCCGCGCGGCGTCGCGGAAGCTGGCCCGAGCCACCCGGGCTTGGAAAGACCGGGCGTTGCTGGCAATCGGCGCGGAGTTGCTGGCCCAGCAGGATCGGGTGCTCGCCGCCAATGCGGTCGACATCGCCGCGGCCCGGGAATCCGGCACCTCGGCGGCCTTATTGGACCGGATGTCGCTCAACGCCGAACGGATTGCCAAATTGGCGGCCGCGTTGGCGGGCCTCGCCGCGCTTCCGGACCCGGTCGGTACCGTAGTCCGCGGCCAGACCTTGCCCAATGGGTTGCGGTTGCGCCAGGTCAGCGTGCCGATGGGCGTGGTTGCTGCGATCTACGAGGCGCGCCCCAACGTGACCATCGACATCGCCGGTTTGGCGCTCAAGAGCGGCAACGCCGTGATCCTGCGCGGCGGCAGTGCGGTGGCGCAGACCAACCTGGCTTTGCTGAATGTGATCCGGGATGCGCTCGAGCAGGTCGGCTTGCCGGCCGACGCCGTGCAGAGCGTAGATGCCTACGGCCGGGAAGGCGGCGCTGTCCTGATGCGCGCCCGCGGCCGGGTCGACGTCTTGATTCCCCGGGGCGGTCGGGAACTGATCCAGACGGTGGTGAACAACTCCTCCGTTCCGGTGATCGAAACCGGGGAGGGCAATGTGCACATCTTCATCGACGAATCGGCCCCGGTCGGCTCGGCGGTGGAGATCCTGCTGAATTCGAAAACCCAACGCCCGAGCGTATGCAACACCGTGGAGACTCTGCTGGTGCATTCGGCGTCGCCGGCGTTGGTTCCGGTGCTGACCGCCTTGGCCGAGGCCGGGGTGCGGCTGCATGTCGACGCGCGGGTGATGTCCGCCTTGCCGGCCGGCATCGAGGCCAGCCTGGCCGATGACACCGACTGGGCCACTGAATACATGGACTTGGATTTGGCGGTCGGCATGGTGGATTCGCTCGACGAAGCGATCCGGCACATCCGCCGTTGGACGACCGGGCACACCGAGGCGATCCTGTCCAACGACCTGGGGCACACCGAGCGGTTCGTCGCCGAAGTCGACTCGGCCGCGGTGATCGTGAATGCCTCGACCCGGTTCACCGACGGCGGCGAGTTCGGGCTGGGCGCCGAGGTCGGCATTTCGACGCAGAAACTGCACGCGAGGGGGCCGATGGGGTTGGCTGAATTGACCACGACCAAGTGGATCGTGCATGGCGAGGGCCAAGTTCGCGGCTGA
- the obgE gene encoding GTPase ObgE, whose translation MASFVDRVVLHVSGGSGGHGCVSVKREKFKPLGGPDGGNGGDGGNVILRVSHQTTTLLDYHHAPHRHAGNGGPGMGDWRGGKQGETLILPVPDGTVVKTKSGEVLADLVGEGTEFVAASGGQGGLGNASLSSQKRRAPGFALLGVPGDASDIVLELKSIADIALVGFPSAGKSSLIAAMSAARPKIADYPFTTLIPNLGVVEAGEVRFTIADVPGLIEGASEGKGLGHDFLRHVERCAALVHVLDTATLESDRDPLSDLAIIEAELEKYAVDMSYAGVDGEVVPLNERPKLVALNKVDTSDGKDMAEFVRTELEERGYRVFEVSAASHEGLRQLSFAMAELVLEARKRAAVVSAKVTPVVLKPRAVNRKEFTIRSEERNLEPLFRVLGAKPERWVKQTDFTNEEAIGYLAERLNKLGVEDGLFKQGAKPGDTVVIGEDGENAEVFDWEPTMMAGAELLSGPRGTDPRFADLGDRPTRSQKREEYQERRDAKSAARAELEAERKAGIWTESVAARRAAEARAAREAETEPERSTDHGDAL comes from the coding sequence ATGGCAAGCTTTGTTGACCGAGTGGTGCTCCACGTCTCAGGCGGTTCCGGCGGGCACGGTTGCGTCTCGGTCAAACGGGAGAAGTTCAAGCCTTTGGGCGGGCCCGACGGCGGCAATGGCGGAGATGGCGGCAACGTCATCCTGCGGGTTTCGCATCAGACGACCACGCTGCTCGATTACCACCATGCACCGCACCGGCATGCTGGAAACGGCGGCCCCGGAATGGGCGATTGGCGGGGCGGCAAACAAGGGGAGACCCTGATCCTGCCGGTCCCGGACGGCACCGTAGTGAAGACCAAAAGCGGTGAGGTGCTGGCCGATCTGGTCGGCGAGGGCACCGAATTCGTCGCCGCGTCCGGCGGCCAGGGCGGCTTGGGCAACGCTTCGCTCTCTTCGCAGAAACGCCGGGCTCCCGGTTTCGCGCTGCTCGGCGTGCCCGGTGATGCATCGGACATCGTCCTGGAGCTGAAGTCGATCGCCGATATTGCTTTGGTGGGGTTCCCGTCCGCCGGCAAGTCGAGTCTGATCGCGGCGATGAGCGCTGCTCGGCCCAAGATCGCGGACTATCCGTTCACCACCTTGATCCCCAACCTCGGTGTGGTGGAGGCCGGAGAAGTGCGCTTCACGATCGCGGACGTGCCCGGTCTGATCGAAGGCGCCAGCGAAGGCAAAGGCTTGGGCCACGATTTTTTGCGCCATGTCGAGCGCTGCGCTGCGCTGGTGCACGTGCTGGATACCGCCACGCTGGAATCCGACCGGGATCCGCTCAGCGATTTGGCGATCATCGAGGCGGAACTGGAGAAGTACGCGGTCGACATGAGCTACGCCGGGGTGGACGGCGAGGTCGTGCCGCTCAACGAGCGGCCCAAATTGGTGGCCCTGAACAAGGTGGACACCTCGGACGGCAAGGACATGGCGGAATTCGTCCGCACCGAGCTGGAAGAACGCGGATACCGGGTCTTCGAAGTTTCCGCGGCTTCGCATGAGGGCCTGCGCCAGCTTTCCTTCGCGATGGCGGAACTCGTGCTGGAAGCGCGCAAGCGCGCGGCCGTGGTCAGCGCCAAGGTCACGCCGGTGGTGCTCAAGCCACGGGCGGTCAACCGCAAGGAATTCACCATCCGATCCGAAGAACGCAACCTGGAGCCGTTGTTCCGGGTGCTCGGGGCCAAGCCGGAGCGCTGGGTGAAGCAGACCGACTTCACGAACGAAGAAGCGATCGGCTATTTGGCCGAGCGGTTGAACAAGCTCGGTGTCGAGGACGGCCTGTTCAAACAGGGCGCCAAACCCGGCGACACGGTGGTGATCGGCGAGGACGGCGAGAATGCCGAGGTCTTCGATTGGGAACCCACGATGATGGCCGGAGCCGAGCTGCTCAGCGGACCGCGTGGCACCGACCCGCGTTTCGCGGACTTGGGCGACCGGCCCACCCGCTCGCAGAAACGCGAGGAATACCAGGAACGCCGGGACGCGAAGTCAGCTGCCCGGGCGGAGTTGGAAGCCGAGCGGAAAGCCGGGATCTGGACCGAATCGGTTGCGGCCCGGCGCGCTGCCGAAGCTCGGGCGGCCCGCGAAGCCGAAACCGAGCCCGAACGCAGCACGGACCACGGCGATGCGCTCTGA
- the proB gene encoding glutamate 5-kinase, producing the protein MRSDRVDPQLDSGAPLGRGLLAAASRIVVKVGSSSLTSVSGGISEQALTNLVDVLAARRNQGTEIILVSSGAIAAGLAPLGLGRRPKDLATQQSAASVGQSLLMARYGAAFGAHGITVSQVLLTAEDLTRRTQYANAYRALERLLHLGVLPIVNENDTVATHEIRFGDNDRLAALVAHLVKADAMILLSDVDAVYDGPPAQGAQRIEHIGGPQDLSGIRIGSTGAAGVGTGGMATKIQAASIAAGFGTPALVTSAANAAAALAGHDVGTWFSLHGERRPIRLLWLAHLASTHGRLTLDDGAVRAIRERHKSLLPAGIKAVSGNFEAGDAVELADLGGRPFAHGLVNYDAAELPVMLGRKTKDLADELGREYVRAVVHVDDLVLL; encoded by the coding sequence ATGCGCTCTGACCGGGTCGATCCGCAGTTGGATTCCGGCGCGCCGTTAGGACGCGGTCTGCTCGCCGCCGCTTCGCGGATCGTGGTCAAGGTCGGCTCGTCTTCGTTGACGTCGGTGAGCGGCGGGATTTCCGAGCAGGCACTGACGAATCTGGTCGACGTGCTGGCAGCCCGGCGGAACCAGGGCACTGAGATCATCCTGGTCTCCTCGGGCGCGATCGCGGCAGGTCTGGCCCCGCTGGGGCTGGGCCGGCGGCCCAAAGACCTGGCGACGCAACAATCGGCAGCCAGTGTCGGGCAGAGCCTCTTGATGGCCAGGTACGGTGCGGCTTTCGGCGCGCACGGCATCACGGTGAGCCAGGTGTTGCTCACTGCGGAAGACCTCACCAGGCGAACCCAGTATGCCAATGCCTACCGGGCGTTGGAGCGGCTGTTGCATCTCGGAGTGCTGCCGATCGTCAACGAAAACGATACGGTAGCCACGCACGAAATCCGGTTCGGCGACAATGACCGGCTGGCGGCACTGGTAGCGCACTTGGTCAAAGCCGATGCGATGATCCTGCTCTCGGACGTGGATGCGGTATATGACGGGCCGCCGGCCCAAGGCGCCCAGCGGATCGAACACATTGGCGGACCGCAAGATCTGAGCGGCATCAGAATCGGTTCGACCGGAGCCGCCGGGGTTGGCACCGGAGGCATGGCAACCAAGATTCAGGCGGCATCCATTGCGGCTGGATTCGGCACGCCTGCTCTGGTGACTTCGGCGGCCAACGCGGCGGCCGCGTTGGCCGGGCACGACGTCGGAACCTGGTTCAGCCTGCATGGCGAGCGGCGGCCGATTCGGCTTTTGTGGCTGGCGCACCTGGCGAGCACGCACGGCCGGCTGACGCTCGACGACGGTGCGGTCCGGGCGATCCGGGAACGGCACAAGTCGTTGCTGCCGGCCGGAATCAAAGCGGTCTCCGGAAATTTCGAGGCCGGTGACGCGGTCGAGCTGGCGGACCTCGGCGGTCGCCCGTTCGCGCACGGCCTGGTCAATTACGATGCCGCGGAGCTGCCGGTCATGTTGGGCCGGAAAACCAAAGATCTGGCTGATGAGTTGGGCCGGGAATACGTGCGCGCGGTAGTGCATGTGGATGATCTGGTGCTGCTCTAG
- the rplU gene encoding 50S ribosomal protein L21: protein MVYAIVRAGGRQEKVSVGDFVTLNRVPGGVGSTIELPAVLLVDGEKITSDAKDLAKIKVKAEILEDLRGPKIVIQKFKNKTGYKKRQGHRQSLTKVKVTSIA from the coding sequence GTGGTGTACGCGATTGTCCGCGCAGGCGGCCGCCAAGAGAAGGTTTCCGTCGGAGACTTCGTGACCCTGAACCGCGTCCCCGGTGGAGTCGGCAGCACCATTGAGTTGCCTGCCGTGCTCCTGGTCGATGGTGAGAAAATCACCTCCGATGCCAAGGACCTGGCCAAGATCAAGGTCAAGGCTGAAATCCTCGAAGACCTCCGTGGTCCGAAGATCGTCATCCAGAAGTTCAAGAACAAGACCGGTTACAAGAAGCGCCAGGGCCACCGCCAGTCGCTGACCAAGGTCAAAGTCACCTCCATCGCGTAA
- the nadD gene encoding nicotinate-nucleotide adenylyltransferase, giving the protein MTTASSRRRPITEQVRLAARPDAGKRRLRLGVMGGTFDPIHHGHLVAASEVAARFELDEVVFVPTGEPWQKANRSVSEAEHRYLMTVIATAANPRFTVSRVDIERPGLTYTIDTLRDLKRMRPEADLFFITGADAMAQIMSWKDSDELWSLAHFVGVTRPGHVLDDAGRKDVSLLEVPAMAISSTDCRDRVAASRPVWYLVPDGVVQYIGKHGLYQKHQ; this is encoded by the coding sequence ATGACCACGGCGAGCTCAAGGCGTCGTCCAATCACTGAGCAGGTGCGCCTGGCTGCAAGGCCCGACGCAGGAAAGCGCCGGTTGCGCCTGGGCGTGATGGGCGGAACTTTCGACCCGATCCACCACGGCCACTTGGTGGCGGCGAGCGAAGTCGCGGCCCGGTTCGAACTCGACGAAGTCGTCTTCGTGCCGACCGGGGAGCCCTGGCAAAAAGCAAACCGGTCAGTCAGCGAAGCCGAGCACCGGTACTTGATGACCGTGATCGCGACTGCGGCGAATCCACGGTTCACCGTGAGCCGAGTGGACATCGAGCGTCCGGGACTGACGTACACGATTGACACTTTGCGTGATCTGAAACGAATGCGCCCGGAAGCGGATTTGTTCTTCATCACCGGCGCGGACGCTATGGCCCAGATCATGTCATGGAAAGATAGTGATGAGCTTTGGTCATTGGCCCACTTCGTCGGGGTCACCCGGCCGGGGCACGTATTGGACGATGCCGGACGCAAGGACGTGAGTCTTTTGGAGGTGCCAGCGATGGCGATTTCATCGACGGACTGCCGGGACCGGGTGGCCGCGTCCAGGCCGGTGTGGTACCTGGTGCCGGACGGCGTCGTGCAGTACATCGGAAAACACGGCCTTTACCAAAAGCACCAGTAA
- a CDS encoding SGNH/GDSL hydrolase family protein produces the protein MRKNARARLLATLALATLAGSQLLGSVPAQAAPATLSAPTSFLGDQRPLTGPITRYVALGDSYAAGPLIPNTRFSNCIRSTNNYATWLAYNRGLVGWSGWMNDQFQDVSCSGATTDAIAHRAQYTQIGILPVDEAPELDAVTPSTDLVTISMGGNDEGFFGSLVAQCPAVKDRAPKGSPCRDFFRTKNGYDQWEATIARTQDRLTDALAAIRAKAAPGARILVVGYGLRLPEDGTTCSALDIAKGDYRYLNEQSTKLNLAVAAAARSQHVGYVDSYSATAGHTPCDPNPFIQGSSTNVFSAVANHPTKAGMISTADRIDQVLRGNATTASPARKADPSATLGAPATDSQAQINQQVADQLNAGDDSSLLPK, from the coding sequence ATGCGGAAAAATGCCCGAGCCCGCTTGCTCGCCACCCTTGCCCTCGCCACATTGGCCGGTTCCCAACTTCTCGGCTCGGTGCCCGCACAAGCGGCGCCAGCCACGCTGAGCGCCCCAACCTCCTTCCTCGGCGACCAGAGGCCGCTGACCGGGCCGATCACCCGCTATGTTGCGCTGGGCGACTCATATGCAGCCGGCCCATTGATCCCCAATACCCGGTTTTCCAATTGCATTCGCTCGACGAACAATTACGCGACCTGGCTGGCCTACAACCGGGGCCTGGTCGGCTGGTCCGGCTGGATGAACGATCAGTTCCAAGACGTTTCCTGCAGCGGTGCGACCACGGACGCGATAGCCCACCGCGCGCAGTACACCCAGATCGGAATCCTACCCGTGGACGAAGCCCCGGAATTGGACGCGGTTACCCCGTCGACGGATTTGGTGACGATCTCCATGGGTGGAAATGACGAAGGCTTCTTCGGCTCCCTGGTCGCACAATGCCCCGCAGTCAAGGACCGCGCGCCGAAGGGCTCGCCGTGCCGCGATTTCTTCCGAACCAAGAACGGCTACGACCAGTGGGAAGCCACGATTGCCCGAACTCAGGACCGGCTCACTGATGCCCTGGCCGCGATCCGGGCCAAAGCCGCGCCCGGCGCCCGGATCCTGGTCGTCGGCTACGGTCTGCGGCTGCCCGAAGACGGCACCACCTGCAGTGCGCTGGACATCGCCAAAGGCGACTACAGGTATCTCAATGAGCAGTCGACCAAGCTCAACTTGGCAGTCGCCGCGGCTGCCCGGTCACAACACGTCGGCTATGTCGACAGCTACTCGGCAACCGCCGGCCATACCCCTTGCGATCCGAATCCGTTCATCCAGGGGTCGAGCACCAATGTTTTCAGCGCTGTGGCCAACCATCCGACCAAGGCCGGCATGATTTCGACCGCCGACCGGATCGACCAGGTGCTCCGAGGCAACGCCACTACCGCTTCACCGGCCCGGAAGGCCGATCCCTCGGCGACCCTCGGCGCCCCGGCCACTGATTCGCAGGCCCAGATCAACCAGCAGGTCGCCGACCAGCTGAACGCCGGAGACGACAGTTCCCTGCTACCGAAATAG
- a CDS encoding histidine phosphatase family protein, with the protein MMRLLFWRHGRTEWNLAGRFQGQTDIGLDDVGREQARRSAALLAGLRPSAIVSSDLSRTRETAGYLAEKTGLVPTLDPRLRETFARRWEGLTFSEIDQAFPDESAAWKSGTVHVRPGGGESRFEVGERVAAGALAAAAGVRPDGLLVVVTHGGAARSGLASLLGLPSEYWGAISGLANCHWSVLEEHDAPGGWRLTEHNAGSLPEAVVGQEG; encoded by the coding sequence ATGATGCGGCTGCTTTTCTGGCGGCACGGCCGGACGGAGTGGAATCTGGCCGGCCGGTTCCAAGGCCAAACCGACATCGGGCTGGACGACGTCGGACGGGAGCAGGCTCGCAGGTCGGCCGCATTGTTGGCTGGGCTGCGCCCGTCGGCGATCGTCAGCTCGGATCTTTCACGTACCCGGGAGACTGCCGGATACCTGGCCGAAAAGACCGGGTTGGTGCCGACTCTGGACCCGCGGTTGCGCGAGACTTTTGCCAGGCGCTGGGAGGGTTTGACCTTCAGCGAGATCGATCAGGCGTTCCCGGATGAATCCGCGGCCTGGAAATCCGGCACGGTGCATGTACGGCCCGGCGGCGGAGAAAGCCGTTTCGAAGTCGGCGAACGAGTGGCTGCTGGAGCCCTGGCGGCTGCGGCCGGCGTTCGTCCGGATGGCCTTCTGGTGGTCGTGACGCACGGCGGAGCCGCCCGGTCCGGGCTGGCCAGTTTGCTCGGTTTGCCAAGCGAATACTGGGGCGCGATCTCCGGTTTGGCGAATTGCCATTGGTCGGTCCTGGAAGAACATGACGCACCCGGTGGCTGGCGGCTGACCGAGCACAACGCGGGTTCCCTGCCGGAGGCCGTGGTCGGCCAAGAAGGTTGA
- the rpmA gene encoding 50S ribosomal protein L27 encodes MAHKKGASSTRNGRDSNAQYLGVKRFGGQVVKAGEIIVRQRGTHFHPGAGVGRGKDDTLFALEAGAVEFGARGGRRVVNIVVAAAAE; translated from the coding sequence ATGGCACATAAAAAGGGCGCGAGTTCCACTCGCAACGGTCGCGATTCCAACGCTCAGTACTTGGGCGTGAAGCGCTTCGGCGGCCAGGTCGTCAAGGCCGGCGAAATCATCGTCCGCCAGCGCGGCACCCACTTCCACCCCGGCGCAGGCGTCGGCCGCGGCAAGGACGACACCTTGTTCGCCCTGGAAGCCGGTGCAGTCGAGTTCGGCGCACGCGGTGGACGCCGCGTGGTGAACATCGTGGTTGCTGCTGCAGCCGAGTAG
- a CDS encoding GMC family oxidoreductase has product MNPSAIGTAPADSAESFDYVVVGAGSAGAALAAKLTEDPAVSVLLLEAGRPDNKLEIHIPAAFSALFRSAADWNYDTAPQAELNHRQVYWPRGKTLGGSSSINAMMWIRGFAADYRAWGQAAGAEWSWEALLPYFRRIENIAGSSDPDHGHAGPMIVEPQRSPRAHTAAFLNAAAELGYPMAPQNTEAPLGFSETLVNQHRGSRFSVADAYLKPAKRRGNLTIRTDAQVSKVLFEGRRAVGVAYRQHGPRTARARREVILSGGSVNTPQLLMLSGIGASEQLRRHGIDVVANSPEVGKNLYDHLLSGLIKNAVGDTLFTAKKPRQLADYLLRKQGMLTSNVAEAYGFVKTDPGLAFPDIEIIFAPVAFVGEGLVPPPAHGLTIGAILLQPESSGSVELASADPFAKPNIDPRYLSDPAGKDRATLTAGIRICHALLHTKALDGSLSEGYLMPENADRLPVPELIQLAIDQHAQTLYHPIGTARMGTDPGSVVDPQLRVRGVAGLRVADASVMPNIIRGHTNAPSVVIGEKAAELLIAAG; this is encoded by the coding sequence GTGAACCCATCTGCCATCGGGACGGCTCCGGCCGATTCCGCGGAGAGCTTTGACTATGTCGTCGTCGGTGCCGGATCCGCAGGAGCCGCACTCGCCGCCAAACTGACCGAGGATCCGGCGGTTTCGGTACTGCTGCTCGAGGCGGGCCGACCGGACAACAAGCTCGAAATCCATATTCCGGCCGCCTTCTCCGCACTTTTCCGTTCGGCGGCCGACTGGAACTACGACACCGCACCCCAGGCCGAGTTGAACCACCGCCAGGTCTATTGGCCCCGGGGCAAGACGCTGGGCGGGTCGTCGTCGATCAATGCGATGATGTGGATCCGCGGGTTCGCGGCCGACTACCGCGCCTGGGGGCAGGCCGCCGGCGCCGAATGGTCCTGGGAAGCCCTGCTGCCGTATTTCCGCCGGATCGAGAACATCGCAGGGAGTTCCGACCCGGACCACGGACATGCCGGCCCGATGATCGTGGAGCCGCAGCGCAGCCCCCGCGCGCACACCGCAGCCTTTTTGAACGCCGCCGCCGAGCTGGGCTACCCGATGGCGCCGCAGAACACCGAGGCCCCGCTCGGCTTCAGCGAGACCTTGGTGAATCAGCACCGGGGTTCGCGGTTCAGCGTTGCGGACGCCTACTTGAAACCGGCGAAACGCCGCGGCAATCTCACCATCCGGACCGACGCCCAGGTCAGCAAGGTGCTGTTCGAAGGCCGCCGCGCCGTCGGCGTCGCGTATCGGCAGCACGGACCGCGCACCGCACGGGCGCGGCGGGAGGTGATCCTCAGCGGCGGATCGGTCAACACCCCGCAGCTGCTGATGCTCTCCGGCATCGGGGCGTCGGAGCAACTGCGCCGCCACGGCATCGACGTAGTGGCCAACTCCCCCGAGGTCGGCAAGAACCTCTACGACCACTTGCTCTCCGGACTGATCAAAAATGCGGTCGGAGACACCTTGTTCACCGCCAAAAAACCCCGCCAACTGGCCGACTACCTGCTGCGCAAGCAGGGCATGCTCACCTCGAACGTGGCCGAAGCCTACGGATTCGTCAAGACCGATCCGGGGCTGGCTTTCCCGGACATCGAAATCATCTTCGCTCCGGTGGCCTTCGTCGGCGAAGGGCTGGTTCCGCCGCCGGCGCACGGGCTCACCATCGGCGCGATCCTGCTACAGCCGGAAAGCTCTGGAAGCGTCGAGCTGGCCTCTGCCGATCCCTTTGCCAAGCCGAACATCGATCCGCGGTACCTCAGCGACCCGGCGGGAAAAGACCGGGCCACCCTGACCGCCGGAATCCGGATCTGTCATGCTTTGCTGCACACCAAGGCCTTAGACGGCAGCCTCTCCGAGGGCTACCTGATGCCCGAGAACGCAGACCGGTTGCCGGTTCCGGAACTGATCCAACTCGCCATCGACCAGCACGCGCAGACGCTTTACCACCCGATCGGAACCGCACGGATGGGCACCGATCCGGGATCTGTCGTGGACCCGCAACTTCGGGTACGCGGCGTTGCGGGCCTGCGCGTGGCCGACGCGTCCGTGATGCCGAACATCATTCGCGGGCACACCAATGCGCCGAGCGTCGTGATCGGCGAAAAAGCCGCGGAACTGTTGATTGCCGCCGGATGA
- a CDS encoding SLC13 family permease, producing MALAVYFLLPEDPALTADARSVAAVATLIAIWWMTEALPLAVTSLLPLVLLPLTGAVQVSAAAAPYASPIVFLFMGGFVIALSLQRWNLHRRIALLVLRAVGTRPRTIVLGIMVATGFLSMWVNNTATTVMMIPIALSLTVLAVPGLGDGSPGEGLKALAKDKDSRNFTLSMLLGVAYSASIGGLGTPVGSTPNLILMGYLNESMPERSISFAQWMLIGIPTSWSFLLIGWLVLTRLVFPTKLKEVAGGREQVRGQLRELGPMSRQEWAVTAVFVSAALLWVFRGALKDIGWLTELLPFLPRLTDEMIAIAAAVVLFLLPGKGRKALLDWDTVQSGIPWGALLLFGGGLSLAAAVQSSKLNTYIGNNVTGLGALPVLLLIASVCILILLLTELTSNTATAATFIPVLAAVALSVGIDPLLMLIPAAMAASCAFILPVGTPPNAIVYGTGYVPISQMIRAGVVMNVVGVVLITGAVMLLGRPLLGIGG from the coding sequence TTGGCGCTGGCAGTATACTTCCTCTTGCCCGAAGACCCGGCGCTGACCGCAGACGCCCGCAGCGTAGCCGCAGTGGCGACCCTGATTGCCATCTGGTGGATGACCGAGGCCCTGCCGCTCGCGGTGACTTCGTTGTTGCCGCTGGTACTGCTGCCCTTGACCGGCGCGGTCCAGGTTTCCGCAGCGGCGGCACCATACGCCTCGCCCATCGTGTTCCTCTTCATGGGCGGCTTCGTGATCGCCTTGTCCTTGCAACGTTGGAACCTGCACCGCAGGATCGCTTTGCTGGTGCTCCGGGCGGTCGGAACCAGGCCGCGGACCATCGTGCTGGGCATCATGGTGGCCACCGGATTCCTGAGCATGTGGGTGAACAACACCGCGACCACCGTGATGATGATCCCGATCGCCTTGAGCTTGACCGTGCTCGCGGTCCCCGGCCTCGGCGACGGCTCTCCGGGGGAAGGCCTCAAAGCCTTGGCGAAAGACAAGGATTCCCGGAACTTCACGCTTTCGATGCTGCTCGGCGTGGCCTACTCGGCCTCCATCGGCGGCTTGGGCACCCCGGTCGGCAGCACGCCGAACCTGATCCTGATGGGCTACTTGAACGAGTCCATGCCGGAACGCAGCATCAGCTTCGCGCAATGGATGCTGATCGGCATCCCCACCTCGTGGAGCTTTCTGCTGATCGGTTGGCTCGTGCTCACCCGGCTGGTCTTCCCCACCAAGCTCAAGGAAGTGGCCGGCGGCCGGGAGCAGGTTCGAGGGCAGCTGCGTGAACTGGGCCCGATGAGCCGGCAGGAGTGGGCGGTCACTGCGGTCTTCGTCAGCGCCGCATTGCTCTGGGTTTTCCGTGGTGCACTCAAGGACATCGGTTGGCTGACTGAGCTGCTGCCTTTCCTCCCCCGGCTCACCGACGAGATGATCGCGATCGCGGCGGCAGTGGTGCTCTTCCTCTTGCCCGGCAAAGGGCGCAAGGCGCTGCTCGATTGGGACACCGTGCAGAGCGGGATCCCTTGGGGCGCGCTCCTGCTCTTCGGTGGCGGCTTGTCCTTGGCGGCAGCAGTGCAGTCCTCGAAGCTCAATACCTATATCGGCAACAATGTCACCGGCCTGGGCGCCCTGCCGGTCCTGTTGCTGATCGCCAGCGTTTGCATTCTGATCCTGCTGTTGACCGAACTGACCAGCAATACCGCGACGGCTGCGACCTTCATCCCGGTGCTGGCCGCGGTGGCGCTCAGCGTCGGCATCGATCCATTGCTGATGTTGATTCCGGCCGCGATGGCGGCCAGCTGCGCGTTCATCCTCCCCGTCGGCACGCCGCCGAACGCCATCGTCTATGGAACCGGATACGTGCCGATCAGTCAGATGATCCGGGCCGGTGTGGTGATGAACGTGGTTGGCGTGGTACTGATCACCGGAGCCGTGATGCTGCTCGGCCGGCCGCTGCTGGGCATCGGCGGCTGA
- the rsfS gene encoding ribosome silencing factor — MTATESSLALARAAAHAASEKLAQDITALDVSDQLAITDIFLIASAPSERQVNAIVDGIEEELLKQNLRPVRREGRSEGRWVLLDYVEVVVHVQHEEDRVFYALDRLWKDCPVVDLQLGS, encoded by the coding sequence TTGACTGCTACTGAGAGTTCTCTCGCCCTGGCGCGCGCGGCCGCGCACGCCGCTTCGGAGAAACTGGCCCAAGACATCACCGCATTGGACGTCAGCGACCAACTCGCGATCACCGACATCTTCCTGATCGCCTCGGCACCGAGCGAACGCCAGGTGAATGCGATCGTCGACGGCATCGAAGAAGAGCTGTTGAAGCAGAATCTCCGGCCGGTGCGGCGGGAAGGGCGTTCCGAGGGGCGCTGGGTTTTGCTGGATTACGTCGAAGTCGTGGTCCACGTGCAGCATGAAGAGGACCGGGTGTTCTACGCCCTGGACCGGTTGTGGAAAGACTGCCCGGTAGTGGACTTGCAACTCGGTTCATGA